A single genomic interval of Eurosta solidaginis isolate ZX-2024a chromosome 3, ASM4086904v1, whole genome shotgun sequence harbors:
- the LOC137246235 gene encoding damage-control phosphatase ARMT1-like — protein MQSHFEHHEFDVKNGIVNSKTPRHSLISARFKQSFAYYVLRYRIPESLSQIIASLTDNVDALVSHYGEESRVDFQKVIYKIRKLKHHLEHDSQLQQFTGTEPDKEVWNNFISNLEEGQNTFFSTCFLYAECYIFRSLISFLQNTQTLKTFDYFADKKQKSLISFLNTIEIVIFGIRTATQPNDDVLRLLLRLNLWGNQCDILADTEKYTVRKKGAFQHLREYEKNIIIDNSNSIINCLKTADHSKPILIDFISDNAGYELVVDFILAHYLLEAKMVDKVRFHLKAVPWFVSDVTHTDFLWTLQQLKKQSGRCTQDYARLWYQFLNDGKFEVITADYFWTTPYEFYRMRDIRPDLYKLLSEAHMIIIKGDCNYRKLIGDFHWDASEPFITCLRGFQPANICSLRIIKTEIICGLNPIKNEYLTKIDKDWMTSGEYGTIQFMEKNYCGCPDPKEEM, from the exons atgcaaAGCCATTTTGAACACCATGAATTTGATGTTAAAAATGGTATAGTGAACTCCAAGACGCCGCGGCATTCACTTATATCAGCCCGTTTCAAACA AAGTTTTGCCTATTATGTATTACGTTATAGAATTCCGGAAAGTTTATCACAGATTATTGCTAGTTTAACGGATAATGTCGATGCGTTGGTGTCCCATTATGGCGAG GAATCTCGAGTGGACTTCCAAaaagttatttataaaataagaaaattaaaacatCATTTAGAGCATGACAGCCAACTACAACAATTCACTGGTACAG AGCCTGATAAAGAAGTTTGGAACAACTTCATATCGAATCTCGAAGAAGGACAAAACACATTTTTTAGTACTTGCTTCCTTTATGCCGAGTGTTATATATTTCGTAGCCTAATATCATTTTTGCAGAATACACAAACTTTAAAGACATTCGACTACTTCGCTGATAAGAAACAAAAATCATTAATCAGTTTCCTTAATACTATCGAAATTGTAATATTTGGTATACGTACAGCGACGCAGCCTAATGATGATGTATTGCGACTTCTTTTAAGG CTTAATCTATGGGGAAATCAATGTGATATATTGGCTGATACTGAAAAATATACAGTACGAAAAAAAGGCGCCTTTCAACACTTGCGTGAATATGAGAAAAACATTATAATTGATAATTCAAACTCAATAATTAATTGCCTTAAAACGGCAGATCATTCAAAGCCGATATTGATCGATTTCATTTCGGATAACGCTGGCTATGAATTGGTGGTCGATTTCATATTAGCACATTATTTGTTAGAAGCAAAAATGGTAGATAAGGTTCGTTTTCATTTGAAAGCAGTTCCTTGGTTTGTATCGGATGTTACACACACCGATTTTCTTTGGACGCTCCAACAATTAAAAAAGCAAAGTGGTCGTTGCACTCAAGATTATGCAAGGTTATGGTATCAATTTTTGAATGATGGAAAATTTGAAGTTATTACTGCCGATTATTTTTGGACAACACCTTATGAATTCTACAG gATGCGTGACATTCGTCCCGATCTATACAAATTACTATCAGAAGCTCATATGATTATCATCAAAGGTGATTGTAATTATAGAAAATTAATTGGTGATTTTCACTGGGATGCTTCAGAACCTTTCATAACTTGCCTTAGAG GTTTTCAACCAGCCAACATATGCAGTTTGCGTATCATAAAAACTGAAATAATTTGTGGTTTGAATCCTATAAAAAATGAGTATTTGACCAAAATAGACAAAGACTGGATGACATCAGGAGAATATGGTACCATACAATTCATGGAAAAAAACTATTGTGGCTGTCCTGATCCGAAAGAAGAAATG tga